In one Methylocaldum szegediense genomic region, the following are encoded:
- a CDS encoding class I SAM-dependent methyltransferase yields the protein MDTHPGTVLAHRFFAGTGASYDTVVKLFTLGCDVWWKKRIVDAIPKDASYIVDQACGTGILTFKIARRFPSCRVTGVELRDEYLNIAKEKARALRLKNVDFLLGKAEDVRVDGPVDCITSSYLAKYAELRSLIRNAKAMLRPGGLLVMHDFACPKDPWFARFWAFYLQILQTVGPKFFPEWKTVFDELPCFLRQTTWLTELPEVLQENGFSPVRTETLTCGASALVTATKSAD from the coding sequence ATGGATACCCACCCCGGAACAGTCTTGGCTCATCGGTTTTTCGCCGGCACCGGCGCTAGCTACGACACTGTCGTAAAGCTTTTTACCCTGGGTTGCGATGTTTGGTGGAAAAAAAGAATCGTGGACGCGATCCCCAAAGACGCTTCGTACATCGTCGACCAAGCCTGCGGGACCGGCATTCTGACGTTCAAGATCGCTCGCCGTTTTCCCTCGTGCCGGGTGACAGGCGTGGAACTGCGGGACGAATACCTGAATATCGCCAAGGAAAAAGCCCGTGCGTTGAGACTCAAAAATGTGGACTTTTTGCTCGGGAAAGCCGAAGACGTCCGCGTCGACGGCCCCGTCGACTGCATTACCTCCTCATATCTCGCCAAATACGCAGAGCTTCGAAGTTTGATCCGAAACGCCAAAGCCATGCTCCGCCCCGGGGGCCTGCTCGTGATGCACGACTTCGCCTGTCCCAAAGATCCCTGGTTCGCCCGCTTCTGGGCGTTTTACCTCCAAATCCTGCAAACTGTGGGACCAAAGTTCTTCCCGGAATGGAAAACGGTTTTCGACGAACTGCCCTGCTTTCTCAGACAGACCACGTGGCTGACGGAACTTCCAGAAGTCTTACAGGAAAACGGCTTTTCTCCCGTGCGCACGGAAACGCTGACCTGTGGCGCTTCGGCATTGGTGACAGCGACGAAATCCGCGGATTGA
- the rpoE gene encoding RNA polymerase sigma factor RpoE, with protein MATVRVDDQELVHRVQQGDRSAFDRLVHKYQGKLLQLIGRYIKDPHESWDVAQEAFVKAYLALPRFRGDSAFYTWLYRIAINTAKNHLAMRLRRPSEDELDVEEAEQFESAVRLKDQETPEGLALTDELAVTIQQALEKLPGELRTAIQLREFDGLSYDEIAQVMQCPVGTVRSRIFRAREFLDKQIEYLH; from the coding sequence ATGGCTACAGTTCGTGTCGACGATCAGGAATTGGTGCACAGAGTTCAACAGGGCGACCGAAGCGCTTTTGATCGGCTGGTGCACAAATATCAGGGCAAGCTCCTGCAACTGATAGGCCGCTACATCAAAGACCCTCACGAATCCTGGGATGTCGCCCAGGAAGCCTTCGTCAAGGCTTACCTCGCGTTGCCGAGGTTTCGCGGAGACAGCGCCTTTTATACCTGGCTCTACAGGATAGCCATCAACACCGCCAAGAATCACCTGGCGATGCGCTTACGTCGTCCGTCGGAGGACGAACTCGATGTCGAAGAAGCCGAGCAGTTCGAGTCTGCCGTCCGATTGAAAGATCAGGAGACGCCGGAAGGGTTGGCTTTGACCGATGAACTCGCCGTGACTATTCAACAGGCGCTCGAGAAACTTCCGGGCGAGCTCAGGACTGCCATTCAATTACGAGAATTCGACGGTCTGAGCTATGACGAAATCGCCCAGGTCATGCAGTGTCCGGTCGGCACGGTCCGCTCGCGGATCTTCCGTGCGCGAGAATTCCTCGACAAGCAAATCGAATACCTGCATTGA
- a CDS encoding DUF1538 domain-containing protein, translated as MNEWLNEFRTILVDTLQSVLPIIGILLLFQFLVVRRPISHPRQIFVGFFYVLLGITLFVLGLKTALFPIGELMAQQLTEPSFLGIDHDPNRVHWYSYIWVYLFAGGIGFAAAMAEPTLTAVAMKASEVSAGTIRALPFRVAVALGVGCGLALGTFRIVTGAPLYAYILPGYVLVAIQTAFAPKIIAGLAYDSGNVASSTVTVPIVTALGLGLAAAVPGRNPLLDGFGLIAFTCLIPIIYVLGYAQIAVWWAQRDQATDIE; from the coding sequence ATGAACGAATGGCTTAATGAATTCAGAACTATCCTGGTCGACACTCTGCAATCTGTACTCCCGATCATTGGGATACTGTTGCTTTTCCAATTTCTCGTCGTGCGAAGACCCATCTCGCATCCGAGGCAGATTTTCGTCGGCTTTTTTTATGTACTGCTGGGAATCACACTATTCGTTTTGGGACTGAAAACAGCGCTGTTCCCTATCGGCGAGCTGATGGCGCAGCAACTCACGGAGCCGAGTTTTCTCGGCATCGACCACGATCCGAACCGCGTCCATTGGTACAGCTATATCTGGGTCTATCTGTTTGCCGGCGGTATCGGGTTTGCCGCGGCCATGGCCGAACCCACTCTCACCGCCGTTGCCATGAAGGCCTCGGAGGTTTCGGCCGGAACCATCAGAGCCTTGCCGTTCCGTGTTGCGGTCGCTCTGGGCGTCGGCTGTGGACTCGCGCTCGGCACGTTCCGGATCGTCACGGGTGCTCCATTGTACGCTTACATCCTCCCGGGGTACGTGCTCGTGGCGATTCAAACCGCTTTCGCCCCCAAAATCATCGCTGGGCTCGCCTACGATTCCGGCAACGTCGCCTCATCGACGGTAACGGTGCCCATCGTTACCGCTCTGGGGCTGGGCCTGGCCGCAGCCGTTCCCGGCCGCAATCCCTTGCTGGACGGCTTCGGTCTGATTGCGTTCACTTGCTTGATCCCTATAATTTACGTGCTTGGTTACGCTCAAATCGCCGTTTGGTGGGCACAGCGCGATCAAGCCACTGACATTGAGTGA
- a CDS encoding polyprenyl synthetase family protein: MNGFKEYCSRRKPILSQAVDRTLRELFQDLHVPPDETFRSLFQDGKLIRGSLVCLVNESLGGDLSSAIQRSVAVEMIHGATLIHDDFVDQDRTRRGKPAAWTITGARRAVLLGDVIFASAIEMMSDLSADDGLAVSRAIARIAKGAFQEPIDASELNRRLGAEALSDTLYDAIVDLKTGVLFGVACELGAIAAGASADVRKAFHRYGLLIGEAYQIADDLQEIEHHLSNGTVCAGDLAALAPALVRFGANPQSAIAPLLAVERSVLSPALSKCLAEMRRRMAQELERRLKLARLEVAGLVAGPRERAMIHEAPRELIAMFNEA; encoded by the coding sequence GTGAATGGATTCAAGGAGTATTGCTCAAGGCGCAAGCCGATTCTGAGTCAAGCCGTCGATCGGACCTTGCGAGAACTTTTTCAGGACCTGCACGTTCCTCCTGATGAGACCTTTCGGAGCCTGTTTCAGGATGGAAAACTGATCCGAGGTTCCTTGGTGTGTCTGGTGAACGAAAGCCTCGGAGGGGACCTGTCATCCGCGATTCAGAGATCCGTGGCGGTGGAAATGATTCACGGGGCCACGTTGATCCATGACGATTTCGTGGATCAGGACCGGACCCGGCGGGGCAAACCCGCTGCGTGGACTATAACGGGCGCACGGCGGGCAGTGCTCCTGGGAGATGTCATCTTTGCGTCCGCCATCGAGATGATGAGCGATCTGAGCGCGGATGACGGCTTGGCAGTATCGCGCGCCATCGCTCGAATCGCCAAGGGCGCATTCCAGGAGCCTATCGATGCGTCGGAGCTGAATCGCCGCCTCGGTGCCGAGGCCCTGTCCGACACACTTTACGATGCGATCGTCGACCTCAAGACCGGTGTGCTTTTTGGGGTCGCCTGCGAGTTGGGAGCCATCGCCGCGGGTGCTAGCGCGGATGTCAGAAAGGCGTTCCATCGTTACGGTCTATTGATCGGCGAAGCTTACCAGATCGCGGACGACCTGCAGGAAATCGAACATCATTTGTCGAACGGCACCGTCTGCGCCGGCGATTTGGCTGCTCTCGCGCCGGCACTGGTTCGCTTCGGCGCGAATCCGCAATCGGCGATCGCGCCGCTACTGGCGGTAGAACGTTCGGTGCTGTCGCCGGCTTTGTCGAAGTGTTTAGCGGAGATGCGGCGGCGCATGGCGCAGGAGTTAGAAAGGCGTCTTAAACTGGCACGCCTTGAAGTTGCTGGACTTGTGGCCGGTCCCCGCGAGAGAGCAATGATTCACGAGGCTCCGAGGGAGCTTATCGCGATGTTTAACGAAGCTTGA
- a CDS encoding DUF1538 domain-containing protein encodes MRLKFPFIERLLHNRFFRQMLASALDLVPVISVTLFFQILVIQQPIPEAGRFVAGILLVVAGLTFFIQGLKFGLFPLGESMAHAFVRKGSPFWILAFAFALGFGATIAEPALMAVADEAARIASDGGAIEPTPEARKSYALGLRLTIAVAVGCALIISTIRIIRGWPLPYVIIAGYFGVAIMTIFAPPEIIGVAYDSGGVTTSTITVPLVTALGVGLSSSIPGRNPVSDGFGLIALSALMPMIFVMGYGIVR; translated from the coding sequence ATGCGGTTAAAGTTTCCTTTCATCGAGCGGCTCTTACATAACCGTTTTTTTCGGCAAATGCTCGCCAGCGCACTGGATCTGGTGCCTGTCATATCCGTTACCTTATTCTTTCAGATCCTGGTCATTCAGCAGCCTATTCCCGAAGCCGGACGGTTTGTTGCCGGGATTTTGTTGGTCGTCGCGGGTCTAACTTTTTTTATCCAAGGTTTGAAGTTCGGACTATTCCCGCTCGGTGAAAGCATGGCCCATGCTTTTGTACGCAAGGGCAGCCCGTTCTGGATACTGGCGTTCGCTTTCGCCTTAGGCTTCGGCGCCACCATAGCGGAACCGGCTCTCATGGCGGTTGCCGACGAAGCGGCTCGAATCGCCTCGGACGGTGGAGCGATCGAACCTACGCCAGAAGCGCGCAAATCGTATGCGCTCGGTCTTCGCCTAACCATCGCCGTAGCGGTGGGCTGCGCTCTCATCATCAGCACGATCCGAATTATCCGGGGCTGGCCGCTTCCTTACGTGATCATCGCGGGCTACTTTGGTGTGGCCATCATGACGATTTTCGCGCCACCGGAAATCATTGGCGTCGCCTATGATTCCGGGGGTGTCACGACCTCCACGATTACCGTACCTTTGGTAACCGCGCTCGGAGTGGGACTCTCGTCCTCTATCCCCGGCCGCAATCCCGTGAGCGACGGTTTCGGGTTGATCGCTCTGTCCGCCTTGATGCCAATGATCTTCGTGATGGGATACGGGATAGTCAGATGA
- a CDS encoding lytic transglycosylase domain-containing protein: MKPGITFCTWMTFAVLAVFFAGSADADNVPLGYRYPDEAPKQVDSPFAEPPGLQDAVQFWRQVFGVWRLNQFALHDNVHLGVVYDVIKLPDVDGNGLTPEQKSSVEWYVNALKDELQELEERVRFGAPLSDSQQRLFDLLVAHAGEGAIYGASQRVRSQRGLRERFLRGLEISGRYDRLFRRIFREAHLPEDLALLPHVESSFVNHAQSTAGAVGMWQFMRSTARRCLHLSRAVDERFDPVFAARGAARYLAHAYDVLGDWGLAITSYNHGIGGMVRASREFGPDLGRIVRYYQGPAFGFASRNFYAEFLAVRSIIQNLPDYFPEGVSFEPPLRHDLLRLTRPVSVTHLATAHGVERDTLAALNPAWTTTAIKGHTLLPAGIDVWLPRGTLASASGFSDYGEPVLMAGGDLLPDQTPQASETDGRIITAGLSDFTEESVSVRPRLLVAPAPVPPSDIVRTSAHRKTAAKTANSGLKAKSKQSPKQAIRIHTVRRGESPRVIAAKYGVGLRKLLTINAITKRTVLRPGQKLRIPLSSS, from the coding sequence ATGAAACCGGGAATCACATTTTGTACTTGGATGACATTCGCCGTCCTGGCGGTGTTTTTTGCCGGGTCCGCCGACGCAGATAACGTTCCCTTAGGTTATCGTTATCCGGATGAAGCGCCGAAACAGGTTGACTCCCCGTTTGCCGAACCGCCGGGTTTGCAGGATGCGGTGCAATTCTGGCGTCAGGTCTTCGGGGTGTGGCGTCTGAATCAATTTGCGCTCCACGACAATGTTCATTTGGGAGTCGTTTACGACGTCATCAAGCTTCCGGACGTCGACGGCAACGGTTTGACGCCGGAGCAAAAATCGTCCGTGGAATGGTACGTCAATGCGCTCAAGGATGAGCTTCAGGAGTTGGAGGAGCGAGTGCGCTTCGGCGCTCCGTTGAGCGATTCCCAGCAGCGGCTGTTTGATCTTCTGGTTGCCCATGCCGGCGAAGGCGCGATTTATGGAGCGAGCCAGCGGGTGCGCAGCCAGCGCGGTCTCCGGGAGCGTTTTCTAAGGGGACTCGAAATCAGCGGCCGTTATGACCGCCTATTCCGCCGGATATTCCGCGAGGCCCATCTGCCCGAAGACCTCGCTTTACTTCCCCACGTCGAATCATCCTTCGTGAACCATGCCCAGTCGACTGCTGGAGCCGTCGGCATGTGGCAGTTCATGCGCTCGACGGCCCGCCGATGCCTGCATCTGAGCCGGGCTGTCGACGAACGTTTTGACCCGGTGTTCGCCGCACGTGGCGCCGCTCGCTACCTCGCTCACGCCTATGACGTACTCGGCGACTGGGGCTTGGCCATCACCTCGTACAATCACGGCATAGGCGGTATGGTACGGGCGAGCCGGGAATTCGGCCCGGATCTCGGCCGAATCGTCCGTTATTATCAGGGACCGGCTTTCGGTTTCGCGTCGCGGAATTTTTATGCCGAATTCCTCGCCGTACGGTCGATCATCCAGAACTTGCCGGACTATTTTCCGGAAGGCGTGTCCTTCGAACCGCCACTCAGACACGATCTCCTCCGTCTGACCCGCCCCGTGTCTGTCACCCATCTGGCCACAGCTCACGGGGTGGAACGGGACACGTTGGCCGCGCTCAACCCGGCGTGGACAACGACTGCGATCAAAGGTCACACTTTGCTTCCCGCGGGCATTGACGTTTGGCTACCGCGCGGGACCTTAGCAAGCGCCTCGGGATTCTCAGATTATGGGGAACCGGTTCTGATGGCCGGCGGTGACCTACTGCCAGACCAGACGCCACAAGCGAGCGAGACCGATGGACGCATCATCACGGCCGGGTTGAGTGATTTCACGGAAGAGTCGGTGAGCGTACGACCACGTTTGCTGGTCGCCCCGGCACCAGTGCCACCCTCGGATATCGTAAGAACGTCCGCGCACAGAAAAACCGCGGCAAAAACAGCCAATTCCGGACTGAAAGCAAAATCCAAACAGTCGCCGAAACAAGCAATTCGAATACACACCGTTCGCCGGGGCGAATCGCCGCGTGTGATCGCTGCAAAGTACGGCGTTGGACTCCGTAAACTGCTGACGATCAATGCCATCACCAAGCGAACGGTGCTCCGCCCAGGGCAAAAGCTCCGGATTCCGCTCAGTTCCAGCTGA
- a CDS encoding P-II family nitrogen regulator — translation MRFKLIVAFVEDDKTDLILKTARAHGATGATVIANARGEGLKRAKTFFGLSLESQRDVLLFLVEEHLTRPILEAIGRAGKFDEAPGTGIALQIDVEDAVGVTHQIKQLTPIVEEEL, via the coding sequence ATGCGCTTCAAATTGATCGTCGCCTTCGTGGAAGACGACAAGACCGATCTGATACTCAAAACCGCACGCGCACACGGCGCCACCGGCGCCACCGTGATCGCCAACGCTCGAGGAGAAGGACTCAAACGAGCAAAGACATTCTTTGGACTGAGTCTTGAAAGTCAGAGAGACGTGTTATTGTTCCTGGTCGAGGAACACCTTACCCGGCCTATCCTGGAAGCCATCGGTCGAGCCGGCAAGTTCGACGAGGCGCCGGGTACCGGTATCGCGCTTCAGATCGACGTGGAGGACGCCGTGGGCGTCACCCATCAGATAAAACAGTTGACCCCCATCGTCGAGGAGGAACTCTGA
- a CDS encoding CBS domain-containing protein, whose protein sequence is MDKKPIIRVRDVMKTDFGTIDGIATVAEALKKMKALKTSVLVVNKRHDDDEYGLVTAGDIARHVLAKDRAPDRVNVYEIMSKPVISVHPDMDIRYCSRLFANHNLVRAPVLDGRNVVGMISPNTLVLDGLYQLV, encoded by the coding sequence ATGGACAAGAAGCCCATTATCCGGGTCCGGGATGTGATGAAAACGGATTTCGGAACGATCGATGGCATAGCCACCGTCGCCGAAGCCCTGAAAAAGATGAAGGCGTTGAAGACCTCGGTGCTGGTGGTCAACAAACGGCACGACGACGATGAATACGGCTTGGTCACCGCGGGCGATATCGCTCGACACGTTTTGGCAAAAGACCGGGCGCCGGACCGGGTCAACGTCTACGAAATCATGAGCAAGCCGGTGATTTCGGTGCACCCTGACATGGACATCCGCTACTGTTCGCGGTTGTTCGCGAACCATAATCTGGTGCGCGCCCCGGTACTGGACGGGCGCAATGTCGTGGGCATGATAAGCCCCAATACGCTCGTACTGGACGGGCTCTACCAGCTCGTATAA
- a CDS encoding DHA2 family efflux MFS transporter permease subunit, whose protein sequence is MAASTTENLRLDTGAAEVPELESPENRENALGRSEWIGFTGMIFGVFMAVLDIQIVASSLEQIQAGLSATRDEIGWVQTAYLIAEVVIIPLSGWLGRALSTRYLFVLACGGFTLMSFLCALAWNLPSMVVFRALQGLFGGAMIPSIFAVIYTLFPPRLQPAITILVGLVVTVAPTAGPVFGGYLTETVSWKALFLINLLPGVLVCLTTWLFLRIDEPEWDLLNRIDFRGILYIVVFLGSLQFVLEEGARKDWFESGEIVFFAGLAAVSSIAMFYRELTIDHPIVDLRAFCNRNFAVGCTFSFILGLGLYTMIYLIPVYLAGVKGLNSLQIGQYIMVTGLFQLVSAFVAGPLAKVLDSRLMLASGLALYGTGAWMNGSLTAESGYWEFFWPQAVEGFALMFCFLPISGLALGTLPPEAVKNASGLFNLMRNLGGAIGIAVASSLKIRYIKEHYAALRESVTAGSHEAETLIANLQAQMAGFPLQDNEKAALKQFFGWVVREAEVMAANDLFRLLAVIFFASLVLMPLVNKVSTDQGAGGGH, encoded by the coding sequence ATGGCGGCAAGTACAACAGAAAATCTCCGTCTCGACACCGGTGCCGCGGAAGTGCCGGAACTCGAGAGCCCAGAGAACCGGGAAAACGCACTTGGTCGGTCGGAATGGATAGGCTTTACCGGCATGATCTTCGGCGTTTTCATGGCCGTCCTCGATATTCAGATCGTCGCGAGTTCCTTGGAACAGATTCAGGCGGGCCTTTCGGCGACACGGGACGAGATCGGCTGGGTGCAAACCGCCTATCTGATTGCGGAGGTGGTGATCATCCCCTTGTCCGGATGGCTGGGACGGGCGTTGTCGACCCGTTATTTGTTCGTCCTCGCCTGCGGCGGTTTTACGTTGATGAGCTTTCTCTGTGCGCTCGCCTGGAACCTGCCCTCGATGGTGGTGTTCCGTGCTTTACAGGGATTGTTCGGCGGGGCCATGATCCCCTCGATTTTCGCAGTGATCTATACCTTGTTTCCGCCGCGCCTGCAGCCGGCGATCACGATACTTGTAGGACTGGTGGTTACCGTCGCGCCTACCGCCGGCCCGGTGTTCGGCGGCTATCTCACCGAAACGGTTTCCTGGAAGGCACTGTTTCTGATCAATCTTCTTCCCGGGGTGCTGGTCTGCCTAACGACCTGGCTGTTCCTGCGGATCGATGAGCCAGAATGGGATCTGCTGAACCGGATCGACTTCCGCGGCATTCTGTACATCGTCGTTTTCCTTGGCAGCCTGCAATTCGTGCTCGAAGAAGGGGCCAGGAAAGATTGGTTCGAAAGCGGCGAGATTGTGTTTTTCGCGGGTTTGGCTGCAGTCAGCAGCATCGCCATGTTCTACCGGGAACTCACGATTGACCATCCAATCGTCGATCTGCGTGCCTTTTGCAACCGCAATTTCGCTGTCGGCTGCACATTCAGCTTTATCCTGGGGCTAGGGCTTTACACCATGATTTATCTGATCCCGGTGTACCTAGCCGGAGTCAAGGGGCTCAACAGTCTGCAGATCGGTCAATACATCATGGTGACGGGACTGTTTCAACTGGTGTCCGCCTTTGTTGCCGGTCCTTTGGCCAAAGTATTGGATTCGCGCTTGATGCTGGCCAGCGGACTGGCGCTCTACGGAACTGGCGCCTGGATGAACGGCAGTTTGACCGCCGAATCCGGCTATTGGGAATTTTTCTGGCCGCAAGCCGTAGAAGGTTTCGCTCTGATGTTCTGTTTCTTGCCGATCAGCGGCCTAGCCCTCGGTACCCTGCCGCCGGAGGCGGTGAAGAATGCCAGCGGGCTGTTCAATTTGATGCGCAACTTGGGCGGGGCGATCGGTATCGCCGTCGCCAGTTCCCTGAAAATTCGTTATATCAAAGAACATTACGCGGCATTACGGGAATCCGTCACGGCTGGTTCGCACGAAGCCGAAACCTTGATCGCCAATCTACAGGCGCAAATGGCCGGGTTTCCCTTGCAGGACAATGAAAAAGCGGCGCTCAAGCAGTTTTTCGGCTGGGTGGTACGAGAAGCCGAGGTCATGGCCGCCAACGATTTGTTCCGGCTGCTGGCGGTTATCTTTTTCGCATCCCTAGTGCTGATGCCTCTGGTCAATAAAGTATCGACGGACCAAGGGGCTGGCGGAGGACATTAA